A region from the uncultured Bacteroides sp. genome encodes:
- the tnpB gene encoding IS66 family insertion sequence element accessory protein TnpB (TnpB, as the term is used for proteins encoded by IS66 family insertion elements, is considered an accessory protein, since TnpC, encoded by a neighboring gene, is a DDE family transposase.), translating into MFNLNESMNYYLCPLPTDMRKSFYTLSGVVADYMQQNVKDGDVFIFINRTCTSMKILHMEYGGLVIYHKKLESGTFKLPLYDEESHVFRMTWQSLMLMVQGIDADKVTRRKRFELCLK; encoded by the coding sequence ATGTTTAACCTGAATGAATCAATGAATTACTATCTGTGCCCGTTGCCCACAGATATGAGAAAGAGTTTTTATACTCTTAGCGGAGTTGTTGCTGATTATATGCAGCAAAATGTGAAAGACGGAGATGTTTTTATCTTCATAAACCGTACCTGCACCAGCATGAAGATACTCCACATGGAATATGGTGGTCTTGTGATTTATCACAAGAAACTTGAATCCGGCACCTTTAAACTTCCTCTTTACGATGAAGAATCTCATGTTTTCAGGATGACCTGGCAAAGTCTGATGTTAATGGTTCAGGGTATTGACGCCGATAAAGTAACACGAAGAAAAAGGTTCGAATTATGTTTAAAATAA
- a CDS encoding IS66 family transposase: MADTTNDKEFILALLEERDRLYRHNARLQSKLNELESVDVEIASCKQTIEEQKLIIEKKDQKIGQLEYQLQYLRRKYFGKSSEKFITPDPLQRKLDFEGLDVLPEEKALAREAQKQIIEYKIRRTTAKSNDKPVRQNLPDSLERREERIRPAGVDEENWKKIGEEITEILEHKPDEFYVRRIIREKWVLKNKTLNVEKEVVIAPMPFLPIAKSFAGASLLAEILNNKYTYHIPFYRQLQMFKQTGLSLSASTVNGWFSESADMLRPLYYRLKEIILSTDYLQVDETTVPIINNEKHKTVKGYLWMVRAVIQNLVLFYYDHGSRAQSVAIGLLKDFRGALQTDGYEVYSIYEKKKGVLPIGCWAHARRYFEQALEDDKARATYALEQIALLYDVEKQADNEDLSYTERADLRSRLAYPILVLFEKWLYKEYDKVLPKSRIGKAISYTYKIFPRLTRYHLDGRYRIDNNLAENAIRPIALGRKNFLFCGNHDAAEQAAIIYSMMGCCKACEVDPRKWMEYVFNHIHDYDNDYSKDLAELLPHNLKTQIGENL, from the coding sequence ATGGCAGACACGACAAACGACAAAGAATTCATCTTGGCACTGTTGGAAGAGCGGGACAGGCTCTATCGACACAATGCTCGTTTACAAAGCAAACTGAATGAATTAGAATCTGTCGATGTTGAAATAGCCTCCTGTAAGCAGACCATTGAAGAACAAAAGCTTATCATTGAGAAAAAAGACCAAAAGATTGGACAACTGGAGTATCAGCTTCAATACCTGAGAAGAAAATACTTTGGTAAATCCAGTGAGAAATTTATCACTCCTGATCCCTTGCAAAGGAAACTCGATTTTGAGGGCCTTGATGTCTTGCCGGAGGAAAAGGCGCTTGCCAGGGAAGCCCAAAAACAAATCATAGAATATAAAATCCGTCGCACTACAGCAAAAAGTAATGATAAACCGGTACGCCAGAATTTGCCTGATTCTTTGGAGCGAAGAGAAGAACGCATCAGACCAGCCGGTGTTGATGAGGAAAACTGGAAAAAGATTGGCGAAGAAATAACCGAAATACTCGAACACAAACCGGATGAATTCTATGTCCGTCGTATCATCCGTGAAAAATGGGTTCTAAAGAATAAAACGCTGAATGTTGAAAAGGAAGTTGTTATAGCCCCCATGCCTTTTCTTCCTATAGCCAAAAGCTTTGCCGGAGCCTCACTCCTGGCAGAGATATTAAACAATAAATACACCTATCACATCCCTTTCTATCGCCAGTTGCAAATGTTTAAGCAAACAGGTCTTTCTTTGTCTGCATCGACAGTAAACGGATGGTTTTCAGAATCGGCTGATATGCTCAGACCATTATACTACAGATTAAAAGAGATCATTCTCTCTACGGATTATCTACAGGTGGATGAGACAACTGTACCGATAATCAATAACGAGAAGCATAAAACAGTCAAAGGATATCTTTGGATGGTACGGGCGGTGATACAAAACCTGGTACTCTTTTATTACGACCACGGTTCACGAGCGCAAAGTGTAGCAATCGGGCTACTGAAAGACTTCCGCGGGGCGCTTCAGACAGATGGTTATGAAGTTTACTCCATTTATGAAAAAAAGAAAGGTGTTTTACCAATAGGATGTTGGGCACATGCCCGACGGTATTTTGAACAGGCTTTGGAAGATGATAAAGCCAGGGCAACATATGCCTTGGAACAAATAGCACTGCTCTATGATGTGGAAAAACAGGCTGATAATGAGGACTTGTCTTATACAGAACGTGCTGATCTGCGAAGCAGGCTGGCTTACCCTATCCTTGTACTCTTTGAAAAATGGCTTTATAAGGAATACGATAAAGTACTTCCCAAAAGCAGAATAGGTAAGGCTATTAGCTATACTTATAAGATTTTCCCAAGGCTAACCAGGTATCACCTTGATGGCAGATATCGGATAGATAACAATTTGGCTGAAAATGCCATCAGGCCTATCGCACTAGGAAGAAAGAACTTTTTGTTTTGTGGAAACCATGATGCTGCAGAGCAAGCTGCTATTATATATTCCATGATGGGATGCTGCAAAGCTTGTGAAGTGGACCCCAGAAAGTGGATGGAATATGTGTTTAACCACATACATGACTATGATAACGATTACAGCAAAGATCTTGCTGAACTTCTCCCTCATAACCTGAAAACTCAAATAGGAGAAAATCTATAA
- a CDS encoding ATP-binding cassette domain-containing protein, with translation MKENIISYKGIRTNNLKDISIDIPVGCFWGIAGPSGSGKSSLAYGTIYAISQYEWEKVANNTPEASTSFEVDSYQNIIPTIALKQDNQNTNPRSTVATFLRIDKDFRLLFASVNAVSPSIFSFNNPKNSCPYCDGLGVEMHLDSDQMIDWEKSINEKPFLPWRTKYNQKVLEKYALHKGIPLHVQLKNLKKEEVDDLLYGQSKDKFRVSYVMNGKKRTREFQYIGLLLEMQSLKADKEHISSNQKLADYSSSHLCSHCHGTRFSEKVLSFKYRRKSLGELYTMELSDLSLFIDQALCEKANNEHKKLLYNIKRIVDGLIQGKLEYLSLNRSIPSLSGGELQRIRLVNILTSQISGMLYIIDEPSARLHVSEYNSIINALGSLRDRRNSILMIEHNPFFLEHTDRNLFMGPGSGDNGGQLVSSGYDNFKYLYTPKTVSSFFDFEQISANNLHDVSVRIPQNCITGIYGPSGSGKSTLVRCIEKNNKNVEYVSQKPLRGSVVSTIASYCGVLDDIRDVYARESHLDRDFFSFTSEKGQCPFCKGRGLVKYSLDFGKTEVEVLCDECKGKRYSNEVLRSSFKGFSIYEMLTLTIDHLLDGAFFAEYPIIVKKVALLQKLGLGYLTLFRTTDTLSGGEAQRLKLTKFIGKKLKEKIFIFDEPLTGLSEKDAYNIMTVFGEITEAGGTVIFVEHNVLGFSSCDYIIEMGPGKGKYGGEIVFEGSINTFKRSHNYQKYKRIIDKSF, from the coding sequence TGAAGGAAAATATTATCAGTTACAAAGGGATAAGAACAAATAATCTAAAGGATATTTCTATAGATATTCCTGTAGGTTGTTTCTGGGGTATTGCAGGGCCAAGTGGATCGGGCAAAAGTTCCTTGGCGTATGGTACTATTTATGCTATATCGCAATATGAATGGGAGAAAGTGGCTAATAATACTCCTGAAGCTAGCACTAGCTTTGAAGTTGATTCATATCAAAATATAATCCCAACTATAGCTCTAAAACAGGATAACCAAAACACTAATCCTAGATCTACTGTTGCTACATTTCTGCGGATAGATAAAGATTTTAGGTTGTTATTCGCTTCAGTAAATGCTGTATCTCCAAGCATATTTTCGTTTAACAATCCTAAGAATTCGTGTCCTTATTGCGATGGATTAGGTGTTGAAATGCACCTTGATAGTGACCAGATGATTGATTGGGAGAAAAGCATTAATGAGAAACCATTCTTGCCATGGCGTACGAAATATAATCAAAAAGTTCTCGAAAAATATGCTCTGCACAAAGGAATTCCATTACATGTGCAGCTGAAAAACTTAAAGAAAGAAGAGGTTGACGACTTACTGTATGGGCAATCTAAAGACAAATTTAGAGTCAGCTATGTGATGAATGGGAAAAAACGCACAAGAGAATTTCAGTATATAGGTTTGTTACTTGAAATGCAAAGTTTAAAAGCTGATAAAGAGCATATTTCAAGTAATCAGAAATTAGCCGATTATTCTTCGTCTCATTTGTGCAGCCATTGTCATGGTACTCGTTTCTCAGAGAAGGTATTATCTTTTAAATATCGGAGGAAGAGCTTGGGAGAGCTTTATACGATGGAATTATCTGATTTAAGTTTATTCATTGATCAGGCACTCTGTGAAAAAGCAAATAACGAGCATAAAAAACTTCTCTACAATATTAAACGAATTGTTGACGGATTGATCCAGGGGAAACTTGAATATCTGAGTTTGAATCGTAGTATTCCTTCTCTTTCTGGAGGTGAGTTGCAACGCATAAGACTAGTAAATATATTGACTTCTCAGATATCAGGAATGTTATATATTATAGATGAACCATCAGCTAGACTTCATGTTTCAGAATATAATTCCATTATTAATGCGCTCGGAAGTTTGAGGGATAGAAGGAATTCAATATTGATGATTGAACATAATCCGTTTTTTTTAGAGCATACGGATCGAAACTTATTTATGGGTCCTGGTTCGGGTGATAATGGAGGGCAATTGGTTAGTTCAGGTTATGATAATTTTAAGTATCTATATACTCCAAAAACAGTTTCCTCATTTTTTGATTTTGAACAAATATCTGCTAATAACCTTCATGATGTTTCTGTCCGTATTCCTCAGAATTGTATTACAGGGATTTATGGTCCATCTGGTTCAGGGAAGTCAACGTTAGTGCGATGCATTGAAAAGAATAACAAGAATGTTGAGTATGTAAGTCAAAAACCGTTGAGAGGGAGTGTTGTTTCAACTATAGCTTCGTATTGTGGCGTTTTAGATGATATTCGTGATGTCTATGCTCGTGAATCTCATTTGGACCGCGATTTTTTCAGCTTTACTTCAGAGAAAGGGCAATGTCCTTTCTGCAAAGGACGAGGGTTGGTGAAATATTCGTTAGATTTTGGGAAAACGGAAGTGGAGGTGCTCTGTGATGAGTGTAAGGGAAAACGTTATAGTAATGAGGTCTTGAGATCTTCTTTCAAAGGGTTTTCTATCTATGAAATGTTGACACTAACAATAGATCATTTGCTTGATGGGGCTTTTTTTGCTGAATATCCGATCATAGTCAAGAAAGTTGCATTACTTCAAAAATTGGGATTAGGATATCTTACTTTATTTCGTACGACTGATACTTTATCCGGAGGAGAAGCTCAACGGCTGAAACTTACTAAATTCATAGGAAAGAAACTCAAAGAAAAAATATTTATATTTGATGAGCCATTAACTGGTTTAAGTGAGAAGGATGCTTATAATATTATGACTGTGTTTGGAGAAATAACAGAAGCTGGAGGTACCGTTATTTTCGTGGAGCATAATGTACTTGGCTTTTCTTCCTGTGATTATATTATTGAAATGGGTCCAGGTAAGGGAAAATATGGAGGTGAAATTGTCTTTGAAGGAAGTATTAATACTTTTAAGAGATCCCATAATTATCAGAAATATAAAAGGATTATAGATAAATCTTTTTAA